Sequence from the Amaranthus tricolor cultivar Red isolate AtriRed21 chromosome 16, ASM2621246v1, whole genome shotgun sequence genome:
GGAGCGTGAATAGCCCTAAGAATAGCAATTCTCATTCAACCCTGTGTGATATTTAAAAACAGCACCTGCACCAGAAGTATTAAATAGAGAATCACAGTTGAACTAAACATTTACATATGCTCACTCTGCAGTCTGCACTTGTGTGTATTGCTACTGataataatatttctttttaaCATGTCATGGAGAAGATGAAACTAATTTATTGTAGCAAATATAAAGTATGAAGGTAAAGGCAATACACTTTcactaaaatcaaaatcaatatacCCAGAAAGGCCAGAATCACTTTGAAATATTATGACTATTTCCCGCGGATAGATCTTCATCTAACTAGATTTCAAAACTGGGTAAACGAAAAATAAAACGAGAATACATTAAAAGAAGCGTACATTTTGGCATCCGAGCAACATCATAGAAGTAAATGGGTAGAATGAAAAGCAAATAGTTTCTACAAAAAGATTGTAATCTACTCCAACTTTATCCTGTCCATATCATTCATCACGCCTTCAAGCTGCAGAAATTGCCAACAAGTTCAGTTTAAAAACATTCATTTAGTACAGAAGGCGTTAAAGTGAACATGATTTTACCTTGGCAATTTGACGCATGAAATAATCACCATATCGTTTGATTGGCTTAGGTTCGATGATGTGTACCATATCCTGGAATAGCATCAAAAGTCAAAAGCATGTCCCAATACCTCACATCTAACGTTTTTAAATATAGCTGATGTGTAATACACAAAGGCGTGATTACACAAGTGCCATCGGCTTTCAACTACAAGCTTAATGCAATAGATAATGTGTGCAAGAATAGAAGCATATAAATATATCTGAGAAAGATGCTTAAATGGACTTACGTCATCAATATAGAAATCAATATCAGCGTTGGAGATAATCCTGCCCTCAGCATCAACAGCATGCGTCTTGTGCTTATAGGACATCAAGATTGTCCTGACAATGAATAAAGGTTAAGGACCTCCCAAAACCTAGCAACAACAATGATTAGACATTTACAAATTCTCACCTTAATGTAGCTTCATCCACTTCCATGTAAGTAGCAAGTTTGCCAAGCGATATGGTAGAGTACACCTTCAAAAAGGTGCGCACACTGGCCAGTAGTTGTTGTTGCTTAACTTCATAAAGGAAAAGCTTCAATTGAAGTCTGTAAGCATCCTGCATAGTGCAATTTCAAATAGACGAGTTACACGAATGCAGTTTTATCATGGCACAAAATGAACATGAGATGGAGACAGCGATCGAATACTCAAAATACCAAACAGCATATATGCCACTAATTGGAAAATAAATCATGTAGATCAGTAGATGCATCAATAGGTTCCATAATCCATAATTATcaagggtcacaagggaaacaACTTTAAGAGTTGTAAGGGGCATGACTCAACCTATTTGCAAATCCACATCCACATGCATGTGTCAGACGTCCAAGACAGCCACAACCCAAAAGGCAAACCCGTACTAAGTAAGAGCCTACTAAAAAGCATCATACTCCCTCAAATTCAGAACATTGTCCCATTTAATTTCATTATACTATTCAttgatcactcttaatttgtattttattctttatctaGATGTCAAAATCTAGTCAAGTGGGattctatttaatttgtttcaaagtaaattttaatattaattttttacaatttttaattatgcacaattataTATGTTTAGGATTGGAATTAGCACATTGGATAatgtgaattggagggagtataagatTTAGTAACCGAATCAATTTAGAAACAAATGTATCTTAACAGTCATCAATATTTGTTATTTACATCATGAACAcacaaaagaataaaaataatcgACACAATTAATAGTTTGAAGAAGAGCAGTCCTCTAGGATGCATAGAAGATGTAAACATACTAAATCAGATCAGTAACAAGTAACACATTACAGTCAGTGATTCGAAAAGTTAAAAACTAGACAAAGTACCCAAACTCAATGGATGATGTTTTCCCTAGGTTCAACCCACTTGAGTTAACATATAAAGCATGTGCACCTAATCATATTATTCTCTATGTTCAAGCAGATCTATTCCTGGTAACTTGATCTATCTATTCAAAAAGTACCCCAATGGCTAATTGTACGGAGAGGAATAAAGCAAATCAAATAGCAATAGAGAAGAAATAAAGACAGAATAGAGGCAAGAGGACTGACAAGCTTCAATTAACAGAGAACAGTGGGGAAGGGGTCATGATCCGCCAAAATTCCAGGACAAGCAGGGAACTATCACTAAACTGAAAATCTAGGAGTTTCTCAGACGAGATACCAGAAACAGTCCTTAGAACAGATTGTTCTTTTATTAGAGCAAGAAACAACTTCAAATAGAGACTCAAATGTgataaatttgaacaaaagtCCACATCAAAGCTAtgcaaatattcaaataaacCTTTCAAAAAACCAATTTCAATAAACCTTGCATCTCTAACTCTGCAATACACAACCAATTTAAACAGAATCTATATGGATTCCAAATGGCTTAGCTAGAAGACAATCGATCATAAGATTTATATATTCAAACATACAACCAGAAATCTATTTGATCTGTAGAAACTTGTTGAGGTGAGTGTCACCCGCATCCAGTGATAGGAATATAGAATACTCTACAACTCGAAGATCATACCAAATTAACAACCAATATATATTAaccataaaaagtaaataaaaaaaatatacaacacTCATATGTCAAACAATAATTCACCTGATTGTAATTAACAAGTGGTTCATCATAGTTTGGAGCTGATGGAGTAATGAATTTGGGACATGCATAAGAGAACAGCTCGTCATACAGCACAAAAGCCTCATCATCATATCTTTGCATCCTACTCAGCTTCTCACCATATTTCTCCCTAAGCTGCGAGTTCACAGTTTCTTCAACAAGCTTTGTCTGGGGACAGAGAGAAAGACAAATTGCCAGCAAAGCATACATCTGCTCATTTTTCTTCAGAATTTGCTCATACTGCGGAGATTTCTGATGATACTGTTTTGTCTTGTAGATATAcaaaagaattttattaaattcgcGAACCGCCACAACGTATCTGCAAAGAACATGCTTTAGCAGATTAGTGAAACATTCATAAGCCTCAACAACCATACAatctaaaaaaaacataccTTCGTAGCATAAGATTTGCGAAACCATAGTGATAAATAGTAGCGATGTGGCTTCCAATTACAGTAGTATAAACACCATGCTGACTAATGTCAATTGGAAGTAAGCACTTCAACCCAGTGTTGTAATCCCCCAAGAGACAGTGAACTCGAAGCAAGCCCACCATGCTGAAGTACCCCAATACTCGCAAAACATTACTTCCACCATTATAATCATACCCATCATCTGCAGTAAATCGTTCAAGTCCCTCTTTCTCCCGCTTCAAaatttcaataatcattgactTATCAACAAGTGCTTGCAGGTAATTGAGAACACCACATACACTCCATGCCTGAAGGAGATCAATTTAAACAAGAAAATTTTTCACGTCAACAGGTTTATAATTTATAGTCACTAATGAATATCAATAAAGCTAACAGCTACTTTTGTATCAATCAATACAACCACCATCACTAAAGGAAGAGAAAATAATAAGGTGGTGAGAAGATCACAAGGCTTTCTATATCTCATAATCTTTGGTGTTAAGGTGTAAGATTGTGTTTTAGGTTGGCGAAAGAATATCTCTTGATATTATACAATATTTGAGGTACGAAAAATGCATCACTGTCAATAGCGTACCGCCCCATTAAAGAATTACCCATAATCGTCGAAATTGAATTTTTGCATTATGATCCTACCCATCTTGTGAGCCTGTATGACTCAATCCGATCCTAAAATGACCAAACAAGATTAAAATTCTATGTTTGATAGGATTGTTTGGTCAAAATTTGATTGTAGGATCCTACGGTCTAATAAATTGGATTAATTTTAACAACAATGTTCATACATCCCAAGTCTCAATACAATTTGATTACCTAACAAGCAACattaattcatcaaacaatgACTCCAAAATCTCAAACTCTGGATCCTatcaaaactaacaaaaaacTTAAAGGTGAGTGTCAAATTAGATGCAAGAGTAGTCTCTATAAGTAGTTATTAGTTGTAGTTGTTAGAATAAATTAGAAGTTTTTCATGGTTAACTGTCAATATaatatgtttgaattttgaaagacACTCATGGTAGTTTTCCCAAAAAATATACCTCAAAAGCTAATTAATGATTATTAGTGTTTTGCCTCGAGTCAAACAATGAATTGAAAGCAACCTAGAAAACTACACCAAGCAACACCCATAGTAAACACATAGGAGAAAGGTCTCAGACTCACAatcaatttatttaaatattataagtcAGATCCTTGCATAATATTTCCAATAGTCTTTCGATCATATAGCAGAACTACATCTTGAATAGAAATGATCCttttttgtagaaaaaaaaaattttaactaaTCCCAGTTCATTCTTTACAATAAGgattataaagaaaatcaatACCATATAAAAGTATTAGTTTTTGACAACATACTGACATCTCAGTTAAACTTCAATATAATTCCAAAAGTTCCTGAATGCAATGATAAAACAGCATCTCATATCAAATTAACATTAAACTCGGTACCTCTATTCATCCTAGATCAGTACCTTATCCAAAGTCATTCTacacaaacacttaaaaagaAGATGGCGTGAAAATCACACACAATGTCTATACTAATCTTCCTCCTCAATCATGGAAATCtaattacaattataagaattcATACATATTCAGACTTCATCTTACGGCTAAAATGACacaaactataataataataataataataataataataataataataataataataataataataataataatgacaaaacAGAAAACAAACCTGATCGTGTTGTCGAAGCAACGCAATTTCCTGTTCAGATTTAGACTTCATCTTAGCCCTAAACTGACAAAAACTCTGAAATTGATAAACAAATTCATCAACCATATCCCACAACCACTGGTTAGGCAATTGCATAGTAACAACACCGTGAAGCAAAACTTGAAAAAGACTACAATAATTATCCCAACTATCAATCCTCTGTTTAAGAGTAGGTTGAAGACGAGCATACAAATGTCGATACCACATCTCGAGATAAAGCAAACCAAAAACATGATCGTTATCGACGTAACTTGCAATAGCGTCCCTAGAGGGCCATGGAGTATCCTTAAACATGCGATCACTGAGGGTATGGAAGGAAGTTTCATACATTTGGTGGATTTCGTAGACATTTTTTTCGCGGATATGGCGGTAGAGATGGACAACAAAGGATTTGACGGAATCTGGAACGAAATTTGGATCGTAAGTGTTGGATTCGGCGGAAGATGGTGGTGCGTTTCCATGGTGGTCATCGTAGTCGTAACTGGCCGCCATTGTTGTAGGAAATTAAGGAAATGGTGGAGAGAAGAGGTGAGGGTTTGTGTGGTTTTCACCCTTAAAATTGTAGAAAAGTGAAAAGAGAATATAGATTTAGGGTTTCAGGCTGGATACGGTTCTGGATGGTGTAAATGGGTTTGATATGGATTTGAAGAGTCCAATTTGTTTGGCGTTGGAACTTTTGAAGATCCAATCAATATGCAGACCGTTTTATCATAAAATGTATAATACGAGTCTATATAATATAGGGTAAATTGTTTAATATAAATCAGCTTTTACTTAATCCCCTGAAAATAAAtccaactattatttatttttaaaaaactcacctactttaagacaaaaattatgaatatatgtatcacccatcctaagattgctttCTACCAAGCACACTTAACTGTatagttcttagcaaatgagcgcccatgaaaagaagatgcacctt
This genomic interval carries:
- the LOC130802849 gene encoding uncharacterized protein LOC130802849 is translated as MAASYDYDDHHGNAPPSSAESNTYDPNFVPDSVKSFVVHLYRHIREKNVYEIHQMYETSFHTLSDRMFKDTPWPSRDAIASYVDNDHVFGLLYLEMWYRHLYARLQPTLKQRIDSWDNYCSLFQVLLHGVVTMQLPNQWLWDMVDEFVYQFQSFCQFRAKMKSKSEQEIALLRQHDQAWSVCGVLNYLQALVDKSMIIEILKREKEGLERFTADDGYDYNGGSNVLRVLGYFSMVGLLRVHCLLGDYNTGLKCLLPIDISQHGVYTTVIGSHIATIYHYGFANLMLRRYVVAVREFNKILLYIYKTKQYHQKSPQYEQILKKNEQMYALLAICLSLCPQTKLVEETVNSQLREKYGEKLSRMQRYDDEAFVLYDELFSYACPKFITPSAPNYDEPLVNYNQDAYRLQLKLFLYEVKQQQLLASVRTFLKVYSTISLGKLATYMEVDEATLRTILMSYKHKTHAVDAEGRIISNADIDFYIDDDMVHIIEPKPIKRYGDYFMRQIAKLEGVMNDMDRIKLE